A genomic stretch from Mus pahari chromosome 6, PAHARI_EIJ_v1.1, whole genome shotgun sequence includes:
- the LOC110323534 gene encoding olfactory receptor 13C3 has protein sequence MDKNNQTIVSEFLLLGLAGYPKTEIIYFVIVLVMYLVILTGNGVLIIASVFDSRLHTPMYFFLGNLSFLDICYTTSSVPSTLVSLISKKRNISFSGCAVQMFFGFAMGSTECLLLGMMAFDRYVAICNPLRYSIIMSKEVYVFMASASWFSGSINSVVQTSLAMRLPFCGNNVINHFTCEVLAVLKLACADISLNIITMVISNMAFLVLPLLVIFFSYLFILHTILRMNSATGRRKAFSTCSAHLTVVVIFYGTIFSMYAKPKSQDLTGEDKFQTSDKIISLFYGVVTPMLNPIIYSLRNKDVKAAVKYILKQKYIP, from the coding sequence ATGGATAAAAATAACCAGACGATTGTTTCTGAATTCCTTCTTTTGGGTCTTGCTGGATACCCAAAGACTGAGATAATTTACTTTGTCATTGTTCTGGTCATGTATCTAGTGATTCTAACTGGCAATGGTGTTCTGATCATAGCAAGCGTCTTTGATTCCCGTcttcacacacccatgtacttcttcctgggCAACCTCTCTTTCCTGGATATCTGCTATACAACATCCTCTGTCCCTTCAACATTGGTGAGCctaatttcaaagaaaagaaacatttctttctctggttgTGCAGTGCAGATGTTCTTTGGATTTGCAATGGGATCAACAGAATGCTTGCTCCTTGGCATGATGGCTTTTGATCGCTACGTGGCCATCTGCAACCCTCTGAGATACTCTATCATCATGAGCAAAGAAGTGTATGTATTCATGGCATCTGCATCATGGTTCTCTGGTAGCATCAATTCAGTTGTGCAAACATCCCTTGCCATGCGGTTGCCTTTCTGTGGGAATAATGTTATTAATCATTTTACGTGTGAGGTCTTAGCTGTCCTCAAGCTAGCATGTGCTGATATATCTCTCAATATCATTACCATGGTCATATCAAATATGGCCTTCCTGGTTCTTCCACTCCTAGTCATCTTTTTCTCCTACCTGTTCATCCTCCACACAATCTTGAGAATGAACTCTGCCACAGGGAGACGCAAGGCATTCTCCACCTGCTCTGCCCACCTGACTGTGGTGGTGATATTTTATGGAACTATCTTCTCTATGTATGCAAAACCCAAATCGCAAGACCTGACCGGGGAAGACAAGTTCCAAACTTCAGATaagatcatttctttattttacgGAGTAGTTACCCCCATGCTGAATCCAATCATCTACAGCTTGAGAAATAAAGATGTTAAAGCTGCCGTAAAATATATACTGAAACAAAAGTACATTCCGTAG